One window of Fusobacterium polymorphum genomic DNA carries:
- a CDS encoding alpha/beta hydrolase, with protein MKNVVIYIHGKYGTAEEAEHYKKFFNEEDIIGFEYTSEYPWDFQKEFSNFIDNIYMKYKKISIIANSIGAYFTMLSLTNKNIEKAFFISPIVDMEKLITDMMFLENITEKELYRKKEIKTSFGETLSWDYLTFARKNPIEWNIPTYILYGEKDKLTSYETILNFTNKSKAHLTIMKDGEHWFHTDEQMEFLNNWIKNLA; from the coding sequence GTGAAAAATGTAGTAATTTATATACATGGGAAATATGGGACAGCAGAGGAAGCTGAACATTATAAAAAATTTTTTAATGAGGAAGATATTATAGGTTTTGAATATACTTCTGAATATCCTTGGGATTTTCAAAAAGAATTTTCAAATTTTATTGATAATATTTATATGAAGTATAAAAAAATATCAATAATTGCCAATAGTATAGGAGCATATTTTACTATGCTTTCATTAACTAATAAAAATATTGAAAAAGCATTTTTTATTTCACCAATTGTAGATATGGAAAAACTAATTACTGATATGATGTTTTTAGAAAATATAACTGAAAAAGAATTATATAGAAAGAAAGAAATTAAAACTTCCTTTGGAGAAACATTGTCTTGGGATTATCTTACTTTTGCAAGAAAAAATCCTATTGAATGGAATATTCCAACATATATCTTATATGGAGAGAAAGATAAATTGACTTCCTATGAAACAATATTAAATTTTACAAATAAATCAAAAGCTCATTTAACAATTATGAAAGATGGAGAACATTGGTTTCATACAGATGAACAAATGGAATTCTTAAATAATTGGATAAAAAATTTAGCTTAA
- the glgD gene encoding glucose-1-phosphate adenylyltransferase subunit GlgD: MIRSYMAIIYLGDSKENISPLTKARALASIPVGGSYRIIDFALSNVVNAGIRNVGLFCGNEELNSLTDHIGMGAEWDLARKKDGIFIFKRMLDDNFSLNQARISKNMEYFFRSTQQNIVVLNAHMVYNLDVSDLIEKHEASGKEITMVYKKVKKANEHFNHCSSVKIDENNRVIGIGQNLFFKEEENISLDAFVLSKELMLKLLVDSIQEGKYNVLSEIIARSLPSLNINAYEFKGYLQCINSTREYFDFNMNLLKSEIRDDVFGVKSGRKILTKVKDTPPTLFKETADVENSLVSNGCIIEGTVKNSILSRGAIIEKDVILEDCVILQDCHIKKGAHLKNVIVDKNNIIHENEKLSASKEYPLVIEKSMKWNTKQYQDLMDYIRNK, from the coding sequence ATGATAAGAAGTTATATGGCAATTATTTATTTAGGTGATAGCAAAGAAAATATAAGTCCTTTAACTAAGGCAAGAGCTTTGGCATCTATTCCTGTTGGAGGTTCATATAGAATTATAGACTTTGCTTTATCTAATGTTGTTAATGCAGGAATTAGAAATGTTGGTTTATTTTGTGGAAATGAAGAATTAAACTCTTTAACTGACCATATTGGTATGGGAGCAGAATGGGATTTAGCAAGAAAAAAAGATGGAATATTTATTTTTAAAAGAATGCTAGACGATAATTTTTCTTTAAATCAAGCAAGAATTAGTAAAAATATGGAATACTTTTTTAGAAGTACTCAGCAAAATATTGTAGTTTTAAATGCACATATGGTTTATAATTTAGATGTAAGTGATTTAATTGAAAAACATGAAGCTTCTGGAAAAGAAATAACAATGGTTTATAAGAAAGTTAAAAAAGCTAATGAACATTTTAACCATTGTTCTTCAGTAAAAATTGATGAAAATAATCGTGTTATTGGAATAGGGCAAAATTTATTCTTTAAAGAAGAAGAAAATATTTCATTAGATGCTTTTGTTTTAAGTAAAGAACTAATGTTAAAATTATTAGTTGATAGTATACAAGAAGGAAAATATAATGTACTTTCAGAAATAATTGCAAGAAGTTTACCTTCTTTAAATATAAATGCCTATGAATTTAAAGGATATCTACAATGTATAAATTCTACAAGAGAATATTTTGATTTTAATATGAATTTATTAAAATCAGAAATAAGAGATGATGTCTTTGGAGTAAAATCAGGTAGAAAAATTCTTACAAAAGTAAAAGATACACCACCTACTCTTTTTAAAGAAACAGCTGATGTAGAAAATTCACTAGTTTCTAATGGATGTATCATTGAAGGTACTGTTAAAAATAGTATACTTTCAAGAGGTGCTATCATAGAAAAAGATGTAATTTTAGAAGACTGTGTAATTTTACAAGATTGTCATATTAAAAAAGGTGCTCATTTAAAAAATGTTATTGTAGATAAAAATAATATTATTCATGAAAATGAAAAATTATCTGCTTCAAAAGAGTATCCGTTAGTTATAGAAAAGAGTATGAAATGGAATACAAAACAATATCAAGATTTAATGGATTATATTAGAAATAAATAA
- a CDS encoding glycogen synthase has product MKVLFATGEAFPFVKTGGLGDVSYSLPKTLVKKEKIDVRVILPKYSKISSDLLKNAKHLGHKEIWVAHHNEYVGIEEVELEEVIYYLVDNERYFKRANVYGEFDDCERFLFFCKAVVETMDITNFKPDIIHCNDWQSALIPIYLKERGVYDVKTIFTIHNLRFQGFFFNNVIEDLLEIDRAKYFQEDGLKYYDMISFLKGGVVYSDYITTVSDSYAEEIKTPELGEGIHGLFQKYDYKLSGIVNGIDKSSYPLSKKSHKTLKADLQKKLGLNVDEKIPLVAIITRLDRQKGLDYIVEKFDEMMSLGIQFVLLGTGEKRYEHFFAYQEYLHKGQVCSYIGFNQQLSTEIYAGADIFLMPSVFEPCGLSQMIAMRYGCIPVVRETGGLKDTVKPYNEYTGEGDGFGFRQANADDMIKTLRYAIKMYHRPNVWQEIIKNAKKRDNSWDKPAKRYKELYQRLIEG; this is encoded by the coding sequence ATGAAAGTTCTTTTTGCAACAGGAGAAGCTTTTCCATTTGTTAAAACAGGAGGATTGGGAGATGTATCTTATTCTCTCCCAAAGACCCTAGTAAAAAAGGAAAAGATTGATGTTAGAGTTATTTTACCTAAGTATAGTAAGATTTCAAGTGACTTATTAAAAAATGCAAAACACTTAGGACATAAAGAAATTTGGGTAGCTCATCATAATGAGTATGTTGGAATTGAAGAGGTTGAATTAGAAGAAGTCATTTACTATCTTGTGGATAATGAAAGATATTTTAAAAGAGCTAATGTCTATGGTGAATTTGATGACTGTGAAAGATTTTTATTTTTCTGCAAAGCAGTTGTTGAAACTATGGATATTACAAATTTTAAACCAGATATTATTCATTGTAATGATTGGCAATCAGCTCTTATACCAATATATTTAAAGGAAAGAGGAGTATATGATGTAAAAACTATTTTTACTATTCACAATCTTAGATTTCAAGGATTTTTCTTTAATAATGTAATAGAAGACTTATTGGAAATTGATAGAGCAAAATATTTTCAAGAAGATGGTTTAAAATACTATGATATGATTTCTTTCTTAAAGGGTGGAGTTGTCTACTCTGATTATATTACAACAGTAAGTGATAGTTATGCTGAGGAAATTAAAACTCCTGAACTTGGTGAAGGTATACATGGACTATTTCAAAAATATGACTATAAATTATCAGGTATAGTTAATGGAATTGATAAGTCTTCATATCCTTTATCTAAAAAATCTCATAAGACATTAAAAGCTGATTTACAAAAGAAATTAGGTTTAAATGTAGATGAAAAAATACCTTTAGTTGCTATTATAACTCGTTTAGATAGACAAAAAGGATTAGATTACATTGTTGAGAAATTTGATGAGATGATGAGCCTAGGAATACAATTTGTTCTTTTAGGAACAGGAGAAAAACGTTATGAACATTTCTTTGCTTATCAAGAATATCTTCATAAAGGGCAAGTATGTTCATATATTGGTTTTAATCAACAACTATCTACTGAAATATATGCAGGAGCAGATATATTTTTGATGCCATCAGTTTTTGAGCCTTGTGGACTTTCTCAAATGATAGCAATGAGATATGGTTGTATACCTGTTGTTAGAGAAACAGGAGGTTTAAAAGATACTGTAAAACCATATAATGAGTATACAGGTGAAGGAGATGGCTTTGGTTTTAGACAAGCTAATGCTGATGATATGATAAAAACTTTAAGATATGCTATTAAAATGTATCATAGACCTAATGTATGGCAAGAAATTATTAAAAATGCTAAGAAAAGAGATAACTCTTGGGATAAACCTGCAAAGAGATATAAGGAGTTATATCAAAGATTGATAGAAGGATAA